In Phoenix dactylifera cultivar Barhee BC4 chromosome 11, palm_55x_up_171113_PBpolish2nd_filt_p, whole genome shotgun sequence, the following are encoded in one genomic region:
- the LOC120112419 gene encoding transcription factor bHLH123-like: protein MADDFQSGICSGGGWWNLARSAGSDVLASVSSSTTITDIGGGGFSWATAELAEPKARSGEELAGSASGSSLNFQDTHKLPPPDAGLPLIDSSFQTPGFGLSTDWTQTLLRSGGRAETSFHVMLQEDPRSRAYFREEPSVESNQVHAVTGDSTTNLFKDMNQSFLSEQQHLSAGNESRDAGVSSYPLVPASYGCSSVMLQGLLEPDDKPQQSVYDNRLVNYQSPMMAYRGSSSELLQRSSANFPQFLKSSPPKQQPGNQLQFSNNTPFWNASAASMSEVGTGLYPPTPSQFVSQAFQQKPSCSNLAPKLNSEGVRDSCSSPSKKSGSSEPTSKKPRIESPLPLPTFKVRKEKLGDRITALQQLVSPFGKTDTASVLHEAIEHIKFLHDQVGVLSTPYLKNGHPMQHQQGSDKSKNGDGPKQDLRSRGLCLVPISITYPMASETTADFWHPTFGGTFR, encoded by the exons atggcagaTGACTTCCAGTCTGGAATATGCAGTGGTGGGGGCTGGTGGAACCTTGCAAGAAGTGCCGGCTCCGATGTCCTGGCCTCGGTCTCATCTTCAACTACGATCACCGACATCGGCGGTGGGGGCTTCAGCTGGGCGACGGCCGAGTTGGCTGAACCCAAGGCCCGATCCGGGGAAGAGTTGGCAGGCTCAGCCTCCGGCAGCTCTCTCAATTTTCAAGACACCCACAAGCTCCCACCGCCCGATGCCGGTCTCCCCTTGATCGATTCTTCCTTTCAAACGCCCGGTTTTGGCCTCTCAACGGATTGGACGCAAACCCTGCT TAGGAGTGGTGGAAGAGCTGAGACCAGTTTCCATGTCATGCTCCAAGAGGATCCAAGATCAAGGGCTTATTTCCGGGAAGAACCATCAGTAGAATCCAATCAAGTCCATGCGGTCACCGGAGATTCAACAACAAACTTATTTAAGGACATGAATCAATCTTTCTTATCAGAGCAACAACATCTTAGCGCTGGCAACGAGTCTCGTGATGCTGGTGTTAGTAGCTACCCCCTTGTTCCGGCCTCCTATGGATGTTCTTCTGTGATGCTACAAGGCCTGCTCGAACCTGATGACAAACCGCAACAGTCCGTTTATGACAATCGTTTGGTAAATTACCAGTCTCCCATGATGGCATATCGTGGGAGCTCCAGTGAGCTGTTGCAACGCTCTTCGGCTAATTTCCCTCAGTTCCTAAAGTCTTCTCCTCCAAAGCAGCAACCTGGCAATCAGTTGCAGTTCTCCAACAACACTCCCTTTTGGAACGCTTCCGCTGCCTCCATGAGCGAAGTGGGAACGGGGCTTTACCCTCCCACGCCTTCCCAATTTGTCTCGCAGGCTTTTCAGCAGAAGCCCAGCTGCAGCAACCTTGCCCCAAAG CTGAATTCCGAAGGAGTTCGAGATTCGTGTTCCTCTCCATCAAAGAAAAGTGGCAGCAGCGAGCCCACATCCAAAAAGCCTCGAATCGAGTCACCGTTGCCATTACCGACCTTCAAG GTCAGGAAAGAGAAATTAGGGGACAGAATCACCGCACTCCAGCAGCTAGTTTCACCTTTTGGAAAG ACCGACACCGCATCGGTTCTCCACGAGGCCATCGAGCACATTAAGTTCCTTCATGATCAAGTTGGT GTTTTAAGCACTCCATATTTAAAGAATGGGCATCCCATGCAGCACCAGCAG GGCTCGGACAAGTCAAAGAATGGTGACGGACCGAAGCAAGACCTTAGAAGCCGAGGGCTGTGCCTTGTTCCAATCTCGATCACTTACCCCATGGCCAGTGAGACCACAGCTGACTTCTGGCATCCGACTTTTGGAGGAACCTTCAGGTAG